Proteins co-encoded in one Candidatus Limnocylindrales bacterium genomic window:
- a CDS encoding GTP-binding protein, translated as MSKAKFERTKPHVNIGTIGHVDHGKTTLTSAITKVLALQGLAQAKN; from the coding sequence ATGAGCAAAGCGAAATTTGAGCGGACGAAGCCGCACGTGAATATAGGGACCATTGGGCACGTAGACCACGGCAAGACGACCTTAACCAGTGCGATTACCAAGGTATTGGCCTTACAGGGATTGGCCCAGGCGAAGAACTA